In Halalkalibaculum roseum, a single window of DNA contains:
- a CDS encoding carboxylate-amine ligase, translating into MSRLHLFEAYGIELEYMIVDRDTFNIRPITDKLFWDYAAAQVNEIDRGEIAWSNELVLHVVELKTNGPAKTLEGLHRLFQKEVLEINRRLEPYNACLMPGAMHPWMDPDTETRLWPHEYNPIYEAYNRIFDCRGHGWANLQSTHINLPFANDEEFEKLHAAIRIVLPILPGLAASSPVAGLKRQPFSDYRLEVYRSNSNRIPSVTGLVIPEAVFSREEYDRHIFQRMYRDIAPHDPENILQDEWLNSRGAIARFDRGSIEIRVLDIQECTLADLAVVRIITDLLKALVEERWCSLDEQKSWNEETLYHIFMNVIQDAENTVIDDKSYLSLFDMPTKGKADVGSLWRHIFEELYSADEVQNDRVLNCLDRMITLGTLSGRISRALPSEFTRDDARGVYEQLCNCLQEGKLFEIDG; encoded by the coding sequence TCTTTTTGAAGCGTATGGCATTGAACTTGAATACATGATCGTTGATCGTGATACATTCAATATTAGGCCTATTACAGATAAGCTGTTCTGGGACTATGCCGCTGCGCAAGTCAATGAAATAGATCGCGGAGAAATTGCATGGTCCAATGAGCTGGTGCTCCACGTCGTTGAATTAAAAACCAACGGTCCGGCAAAAACCTTAGAAGGACTTCACCGGCTATTTCAAAAGGAGGTCCTGGAAATCAACCGAAGGCTTGAACCTTACAATGCTTGTCTGATGCCGGGTGCCATGCATCCCTGGATGGACCCCGATACGGAAACGAGACTCTGGCCTCATGAATACAATCCGATATATGAGGCATATAATAGAATTTTTGACTGTCGGGGTCACGGTTGGGCTAACCTTCAGAGCACACATATCAACCTGCCTTTTGCAAACGATGAAGAATTCGAAAAACTGCATGCGGCCATTCGAATTGTATTGCCTATTCTGCCGGGACTCGCTGCCAGTTCTCCGGTTGCCGGTTTAAAGCGCCAGCCGTTTTCTGATTATAGACTTGAAGTATACCGCAGCAACTCGAACCGTATCCCATCGGTTACGGGTCTGGTTATACCGGAAGCAGTTTTCAGCAGGGAGGAATATGATCGTCACATATTCCAGAGAATGTATCGCGATATTGCACCGCATGATCCCGAAAATATCTTGCAGGATGAATGGTTGAATTCACGCGGGGCCATAGCACGTTTCGATCGAGGAAGTATTGAAATCAGGGTGCTTGATATCCAGGAATGTACCCTGGCAGATTTGGCTGTCGTGCGGATCATTACTGATCTGCTAAAAGCATTGGTAGAAGAGCGATGGTGCTCCCTCGATGAACAGAAATCTTGGAATGAAGAAACCCTGTATCACATTTTTATGAATGTGATACAAGACGCCGAGAACACCGTCATAGATGACAAAAGTTATCTATCGCTTTTTGATATGCCTACAAAAGGAAAAGCAGATGTCGGCTCATTGTGGCGGCATATATTTGAGGAATTGTATTCGGCCGATGAGGTACAGAACGACCGGGTTCTTAACTGCCTGGACAGAATGATCACGTTAGGAACCTTATCCGGCAGGATCAGCAGGGCGCTGCCATCTGAATTTACCCGTGACGATGCTCGAGGCGTCTATGAACAATTATGCAATTGTCTGCAAGAAGGAAAGTTATTCGAAATTGATGGATAG
- a CDS encoding N-formylglutamate amidohydrolase: MDRKLVVTCEHSDNKVPQQYRHLFERNTEVLETHRGYDIGALELTRTISRNVKSEAYAHEFSRLLVDLNRSLGNPSAFSEYMDGVDKETRRSIVEEYYLPYRQKIKDFMGDLISKGDAILHLSVHTFTPQMNGVEREVDIGLLYDPKRDQEKEFCWAWRRQLERLMPDLKYRMNHPYPGTMDGFSTSIRKELGQDDYWGIELEVNQRFPLSEDSKRWQHLQENITKSLKSVIE; this comes from the coding sequence ATGGATAGAAAACTAGTAGTTACATGCGAACACTCTGACAACAAGGTGCCCCAGCAATACCGTCATCTATTTGAACGAAACACTGAGGTTCTGGAAACACACCGCGGTTACGATATCGGGGCATTGGAACTTACCCGTACCATCAGCAGGAATGTAAAAAGTGAAGCCTATGCTCATGAGTTTTCACGTTTGCTGGTTGACCTGAACAGGTCATTAGGTAACCCCTCTGCTTTTTCAGAGTATATGGATGGAGTGGATAAGGAGACCAGACGATCGATCGTTGAAGAGTACTACCTTCCTTACCGACAAAAGATTAAAGATTTCATGGGCGACCTGATATCGAAAGGCGACGCCATTCTGCATCTGTCCGTTCATACCTTTACGCCTCAGATGAACGGAGTTGAGAGAGAAGTTGATATTGGTCTGCTCTATGACCCAAAGCGTGACCAGGAGAAAGAGTTTTGCTGGGCATGGAGGAGGCAACTTGAACGGCTTATGCCTGACCTCAAGTATCGGATGAATCATCCCTATCCGGGAACGATGGATGGCTTTTCGACAAGCATCAGAAAAGAACTTGGTCAGGATGACTACTGGGGTATTGAACTAGAGGTTAACCAGCGCTTCCCACTATCAGAAGATTCCAAACGATGGCAACATCTGCAGGAGAATATTACCAAGAGCCTTAAATCTGTCATAGAGTAG